In a single window of the Zea mays cultivar B73 chromosome 5, Zm-B73-REFERENCE-NAM-5.0, whole genome shotgun sequence genome:
- the LOC103627233 gene encoding PAN domain-containing protein At5g03700, whose product MEAIVLVQLVAAAALISSLIGGAAGEAVAQELRQGLSVAHDQSYSQFQPVLADPTGVFALGFLRVNSTMLDLAVVHLPSAFPLWRAIPDRPAPWSTAASLSFDGGLFLTDRAADKVLWSTAATSASAGDRAVLLNTSNLQIQSTGGSSSPDVVWQSFDYPSETIVQSQNFTSAATLHSFDRRFAMRLGSNYFGLYIEPPPSSGGVAAAMYFKHTAMEAKAQIVAGGGPTYARVEPDGFLAMYQREGPPADVLSFDTFNRGVRALRRMTLEPNGNLRAYYWNGARWALDYTAINDNDRCELPTTCGAYSVCAEPSGSCECLANATDGSGCAAAVPASVASSLCGTTGGEVGGLYWAVRRQGVEPVNKELLRSEQAASATDCEARCERNCSCWGAVYSNGTGVCYVMDYPAQLLVAGDDRKMGYFKIRSLEEEGTRGHGGGRASGVKAALLVVGVAVVVAAAAFGAYRVWDRRRRSAVDARRQIGAADDGLSPGPYKNLGSFSSVELTNSFRR is encoded by the coding sequence ATGGAAGCAATAGTACTGGTGCAGTTAGTGGCTGCGGCGGCGCTTATATCTTCTTTGATCGGCGGCGCCGCCGGCGAGGCCGTGGCGCAGGAGCTGCGGCAAGGCCTCTCCGTCGCCCACGACCAGTCCTACTCGCAGTTCCAGCCGGTGCTCGCTGACCCCACCGGCGTCTTCGCGCTCGGCTTCCTCCGCGTCAACTCCACCATGCTGGACCTCGCCGTCGTCCACCTCCCGTCTGCCTTCCCGCTCTGGCGCGCGATCCCCGACCGCCCCGCTCCATGGTCTACAGCCGCCTCCCTCTCCTTCGACGGCGGCCTCTTCCTCACCGACCGCGCGGCCGACAAGGTGCTCTGGTCCACCGCTGCCACCTCTGCCTCGGCCGGCGACCGCGCCGTCCTCCTCAACACGTCCAACCTCCAAATCCAGAGCACTGGTGGCAGCAGTTCGCCCGACGTGGTGTGGCAGAGCTTCGACTACCCATCGGAGACCATCGTCCAGAGCCAGAACTTCACCTCCGCGGCGACACTCCACAGCTTCGACCGGCGCTTCGCCATGCGGCTGGGGAGCAACTACTTCGGCCTGTACATCGAGCCCCCGCCGTCTTCGGGCGGCGTCGCTGCGGCCATGTACTTCAAGCACACGGCGATGGAGGCCAAGGCCCAGATCGTGGCCGGCGGCGGCCCGACCTACGCGCGCGTGGAGCCTGACGGCTTCCTCGCCATGTACCAGAGGGAGGGGCCGCCCGCCGACGTGCTCTCCTTCGACACCTTCAACCGCGGCGTCCGCGCCCTCCGCCGCATGACTCTGGAGCCCAACGGCAACCTCCGTGCCTACTACTGGAACGGCGCCCGGTGGGCCCTTGACTACACTGCCATCAACGACAACGACCGATGCGAGCTGCCCACCACCTGCGGCGCCTACAGCGTCTGCGCGGAGCCCAGCGGCAGCTGCGAGTGCCTGGCCAACGCGACCGATGGCTCGGGCTGCGCCGCGGCCGTGCCCGCCTCCGTCGCGAGCAGCCTTTGCGGCACCACGGGCGGGGAAGTCGGCGGGCTGTACTGGGCGGTGCGGCGGCAGGGCGTGGAGCCGGTGAACAAGGAGCTGCTgcggtccgagcaggcggcgTCCGCGACGGACTGCGAGGCGCGGTGCGAGCGCAACTGCAGCTGCTGGGGCGCGGTGTACAGCAACGGGACCGGGGTCTGCTACGTCATGGACTACCCGGCACAGCTTCTGGTGGCTGGTGACGACAGGAAGATGGGCTACTTCAAGATCAGGAGCCTGGAGGAGGAAGGGACGCGAGGGCACGGCGGTGGGCGCGCGAGCGGGGTCAAGGCGGCCCTCCTTGTTGTCGGTGTCGCGGTGGTGGTCGCTGCTGCTGCATTCGGGGCGTACAGGGTGTGGGACAGGAGACGGCGGAGCGCCGTGGACGCGAGGCGGCAGATTGGTGCCGCTGATGATGGGCTCTCGCCGGGGCCGTACAAGAACCTTGGGTCCTTCAGCTCCGTCGAGCTCACCAACTCCTTCCGAAGGTAA